The following are from one region of the Lineus longissimus chromosome 19, tnLinLong1.2, whole genome shotgun sequence genome:
- the LOC135502850 gene encoding uncharacterized protein LOC135502850 → MANLWDTLAEMRFEPGSGDEETGPGPNDGGSGDAPPKNPKSTGKAGAKTIRYNPSFDVTLLREIRARNPYEDADRWAVITQNFNSAMLKIKPGAVPVNDRSVKERVDRLINAFKTQQMAALRKSGTAEEYEEREILLQEILTMKSDSHERKKTASTSSNKNDKRLIEAGTEIRKRAMETLIGDKDENKAPSNTPRKKKKEVMTDYTKMKQEEINLKNEELAFKREQFELEKEERRHRMELEKTKEQQFSAIFQQFIESQQLKK, encoded by the exons ATGGCAAACCTGTGGGATACTCTCGCG GAGATGAGGTTTGAACCTGGCAGTGGTGATGAGGAAACTGGTCCCGGACCCAATGATGGCGGCAGTGGGGATGCACCACCAAAAAACCCCAAAAGTACAGGCAAGGCAGG GGCCAAGACGATAAGGTATAACCCGTCCTTCGATGTTACACTTCTGCGAGAAATCAGAGCTCGAAACCCATACGAAGATGCAGATAGATGGGCAGTAATAACCCAGAACTTCAATTCTGCTATGTTGAAGATAAAGCCCGGAGCTGTTCCGGTTAATGACCGATCGGTGAAGGAGAGGGTAGACCGATTAATTAACGCATTCAAAACACAGCAGATGGCTGCACTAAGAAA ATCTGGCACTGCTGAGGAATATGAAGAGCGGGAAATCCTCCTTCAAGAGATCCTCACCATGAAGTCTGATTCCCATGAAAGAAAGAAGACCGCATCAACCAGTTCAAACAAAAACGACAAGAGATTGATTGAAGCGGGGACTGAAATAAGGAAACGCGCGATGGAAACCCTGATTGGTGATAAAG ATGAAAACAAGGCTCCTTCCAACACcccaagaaagaaaaagaaagaggtGATGACTGACTACACTAAAATGAAACAGGAGGAAATTAACCTAAAAAATGAAGAACTGGCATTCAAACGGgaacaatttgaacttgaaaaagAGGAGAGGCGCCATAGAATGGAATTAGAAAAGACAAAAGAACAACAGTTTTCAGCAATATTTCAACAATTTATTGAGAGTCAACAACTCAAGAAATAG